The following coding sequences are from one Paenibacillus tundrae window:
- a CDS encoding alpha/beta hydrolase, producing MLTLYFGIAILILILLVLIATWVGGLYFFKTAIRRTPKSFLVDNPNLMPEPDNELISSAADLKWLDQQHGIQVRIHSHDGLQLHGTWLPSATGSCQTVILAHGYSGRGREMAGFARFYAEQRGYNVLMPDDRAHGESEGNMIGFGWLDRMDYIQWIDWVITKIGTKAEIVLHGISMGGATVLMTGGEKLPAQVKSIISDCAYTSVQEELTFQLKQLYKLPPFPFIPVTSLISKWKAGYSFTEASALKQLAQVKVPVLFIHGEADTFVPTEMVYRLHDACPTEKQLLTIPGAGHGTAFQVDRSSYVAALHTFLDQTIERSVPEGK from the coding sequence ATGTTGACTCTATATTTTGGAATAGCTATTTTAATTTTAATTCTACTCGTGCTCATTGCAACCTGGGTAGGGGGGCTATATTTTTTCAAAACAGCAATTCGGCGCACGCCCAAATCGTTTCTGGTGGATAACCCGAATTTAATGCCTGAACCTGACAATGAATTGATTAGTAGTGCGGCTGATCTAAAGTGGTTGGATCAACAGCATGGAATACAGGTACGCATACACTCTCATGATGGACTCCAGTTACACGGAACCTGGCTTCCTTCAGCCACCGGATCATGCCAAACGGTAATATTGGCTCATGGATATTCAGGAAGAGGGAGAGAGATGGCTGGCTTTGCACGTTTTTATGCTGAGCAGCGAGGGTATAACGTACTTATGCCTGATGATCGAGCACATGGGGAAAGTGAAGGGAATATGATCGGTTTTGGCTGGTTGGATCGTATGGACTACATACAATGGATTGATTGGGTTATTACGAAGATTGGAACCAAAGCAGAGATCGTATTACATGGTATATCGATGGGTGGAGCCACTGTGCTCATGACGGGGGGAGAGAAGCTCCCAGCACAAGTGAAATCCATTATATCAGACTGTGCTTATACTTCGGTGCAAGAAGAGCTTACCTTTCAGCTTAAGCAACTCTACAAATTGCCGCCATTCCCCTTTATTCCCGTGACCAGTCTCATATCCAAATGGAAGGCCGGTTATTCCTTCACTGAAGCGTCTGCGCTAAAACAGCTTGCCCAAGTAAAGGTGCCGGTGTTATTTATACACGGAGAAGCAGATACGTTTGTGCCCACGGAGATGGTATACCGACTTCATGACGCATGTCCAACGGAGAAGCAGCTACTCACAATTCCGGGTGCAGGACACGGAACAGCCTTCCAGGTGGATCGTTCCAGCTATGTAGCTGCTCTTCATACGTTCTTAGATCAAACGATTGAACGCTCCGTTCCTGAAGGCAAGTAA
- a CDS encoding GNAT family N-acetyltransferase, with product MLINLKSRIQEPEVQELLAYSVFPEPEHLNQAIQQYTESDELHLEGYEGEGQLIGLLGYIHTGADEVTIKHIAVLPENRFKNYGRGMIAQLLEKHNPDRLIAETDQEAVEFYRNCGFVVYSLGELYPGVERFRCVLEKDEDTEE from the coding sequence TTGTTAATTAATCTGAAATCACGAATTCAGGAGCCTGAGGTGCAAGAACTGTTGGCCTATTCGGTTTTTCCTGAACCTGAACATTTGAATCAAGCCATTCAACAATATACAGAGAGCGATGAATTGCATCTTGAAGGGTATGAAGGCGAGGGGCAGCTCATTGGCTTACTTGGTTATATTCATACAGGAGCAGATGAAGTGACGATTAAGCATATTGCGGTATTGCCTGAGAATCGCTTCAAAAATTATGGACGTGGAATGATCGCACAGCTTCTGGAGAAACATAATCCGGATCGTTTGATTGCCGAAACGGATCAGGAGGCTGTCGAGTTCTATCGAAATTGTGGATTTGTCGTGTACAGCCTTGGCGAACTATATCCAGGCGTTGAGCGGTTCCGCTGCGTGTTGGAGAAGGATGAAGACACGGAAGAGTAA